In Candidatus Hydrogenedentota bacterium, the genomic window GCCCACCTGTAGTAAATCAGCATGAACACCACCACAACCACGACGCCCAGGATCGACGAGGTCACGCCGCGCCGGATAAGGTCGCGGCCCAGACTCGCGCCCACTTGGGCGCTCGATTCCTCGACGAGCGGCGCGGGCATGGAACCCGAGCGCAGCGCGATGGCGAGGTCCACCGCCTCTTCCCGGCTGAAGCCGCCGGTGATCTGGCCTCTTGTCGTGATGCGGTCCTGAATGGTTGGCGCTGATTCGACTTGGTCGTCGATGACGATAGCAAGGGGTTTGCCGCGGTTTGCCTCGGTTACTTGGCCCATACGGCTGCCGCTGTCGGTGTTGAACTGGAACAGGATCATGTAGTTGCCCTGCGGGCTGCTGTCATCGACGCGCGCATAGGCCTGCTGCAGGCCCGACCCCGTCAGATCAGGGTCTTTGTTCATCAGGTATATCTTGTACACCTGATGAGTTTCCCAGGCTTTCGGCTCGCCGCTGAAGCCGATGTCTCTGCCTTCGGGAATCAGCCCTGGCACCTTGCGGGCTTCCTCGACCAGGGCGCGGATTTTCTCGATGTTTTCCTTGGGGATCCAGAGATAGGGGCCCTCGACGGGTTTCTGCATCAGCCCCAGGAAATCCTTGTTGCTGTTCTTCTCGAAATACTTGTCGATCGCGAGGAACACCTGTTCCTGTTCGTCGGGCATGGCCACGAGATGGAACGTCAGGTACGCCGATTTGAAGATGAGGTCGCGCGCGCGGTCCAGGTCTTTCTCGCCCGGAAGCTGCACCTGGATCTTGTCATCACCCAGACGGGTGATGATGGGCTCGGTGGACTGGAATTCGAACACGCGGCGCTCGATGGTGCGCAGAGTCTGTTCCTGGAAATGCTTGACGATGTCCGCCTGCGTCCAATTCTCCGGGAAACTGGCCATTATCTGGGGGTCGGCCTTGGTTATGTCGAAACCGATAATCATGTTGATGCCGCCCTGGATGTCCAGGCCGAGGTTGATCACCCAATCCTTGTTGAACTGCGACCAGCGGCGGATACCGGCCCAGGTGTCGCGGAAGAATTCAGGTTTCCGGGTCTCGAGGTCTTCCTGTTTCCATGTGGCGAGGCGCTGCTCGCGCGCCTCGGGGCTGAGGGTCATCCACCCGATCGTGGGATAGATGTATATGGCGCCCCAAATCAAGGATGCGATAATGATGATGGCTCGCAAGGTCGGATTCTTCATTGGAACATCTCCATGGGCCGCGCTCCACGCGGCGAATCAGCGCAACATGCGCAATTACTCGTCACCATTGCCGGAATCTTTGGGCATTACCCGTGAAATGGAACTCCGCTGGAACTCCATCTTCACGGGCGGGTCGTCACTGACGCGCAGCACGACCGATTTTTCGGTGATTCCGACGATGGTCCCATGGATGCCTCCGGCAGTCACAACCGCATCGCCTTTGGAAAGACTCGAGAGCATGGACTGGCGCTCTCTTTCCCGTTTGGTATTGGGGCGAATCATCAGGAAATAGAAAATCGCAACCATGGCGACAATCATGAGAATCTGCGGACTTCCAAAAAGTCCGAGGGGGCTTTGAGGCGCTTCCGTGCCATTTTGCGCCGCTCCCTGAGCCGCCTCACCAAGGTAGAACAATCTCCACACGACGTACGATCCTCCGTTTTGGAAACAGAAAAGCCCCCTCAGGCCTGGTAATCCTGGAGGAAGGAGGCCTTGAACTCGCCAAAGCGTCCGGCGCGGATTGCCTCGCGCATCGCAGCGGATAAGTGTAGCATAAAGAAAAGGTTGTGTAAAGTATTCAGCCGAAGCGACAATATCTCACGCGCCATGTACAGGTGCCGCAGATAGGCCCTGCTGTAAGACGCGCACACCGGGCACCGGCACGCAGGGTCCAACGGCCCGAAATCGCGCTGGTATTTCTGGTTTCTGATGTTGAGTTTACCCTGCGACGTGAACAGGCAGCCGTTGCGCGCATTGCGCGTGGGCATGACGCAGTCAAACATGTCCACCCCGCGCTCGACCGCGTCGAGGATGTCCTCCGGCGGCCCAACCCCCATGAGGTAACGGGGCTTTTCCTCAGGAAGCAGCGGGGCGGTCCATTCCACGGCGCGCACCATGGTTTCCTTGCCTTCGCCCACGCTGACCCCCCCGATGGCGTAGCCCGGAAAATCGAGGGCCAGGGTGCGTTCGACGCTCTCGCGGCGCAGATGCTCGAACGTGCTGCCCTGGATTATGCCGAACAGCGCTTGATTCGCCGCCTCGCGCTCGACCCAGCGCTGTCTGCATCGCGCCGCCCACTCGGCGGTCATGCGCATGGACTCCGCCGCCACGTCCTCGCCGACGGGGTACCCCGTGCATTCATCCAGGCACATCATGATGTCGGCGCCGATGGCGATCTGCACGTCCACGGCGCTCTCGGGAGTCAGCGTGTGGCGGGAACCGTCAATGTGACTCTGAAACGTTACCCCCTCGGGCAAGACTGTGCTCAATTCCGCGAGACTGAACAGTTGAAACCCGCCGGAGTCGGTCAAAATGGCCCGGTCCCAGCCCATGAACCGGTGCAATCCGCCCGCGTCTTCGAGGAGCTCGGTCCCCGGGCGCAAATAGAGGTGGTAAGCGTTGGCGAGAATGATCTGCGCTCCGAGAGCGCGCAGTTCCTCCTGGGTAACGGCTTTTACGGACGCCTGCGTGCCCACGGGCATGAACACGGGCGTCTCGACGGGGCCGTGAGGGGTGTGAAGGCGGCCCGCCCGCGCCCCACAGCCCGGGTCCCTGGCCTCGACTTCGAATGTAACCGCGCAATCCATCGCTCTGCCCGTATTCTGGCCGTGGTTTTCCACCCTATTCCCTGGGTTTAACGAAATCCTTCTCGAGAATGCGGACCTTGACGGGCGGGGCCGGCTTGCCGCCTTCGAGGAAGGTGTAGCGGGTCATCACCCATAACTCGCCCGGGGTGCGTTCGAGAACGTACGGGTACGCCAACTGGCCGTTCGGCACGCGCATCAGCACGACGGGCGCTGTCCAGCTCTGGCCGTCATCTTCGGAGAAAGCGATGGACAGCTCTTCGCGGTGGCCGGGCGCCGGCACTTCATGAGCCTGGCCGCTCCAGAACGAGGTCGTCTTTTCGGCGCCCTCGAGTTTCGAACGGTTCCAGACAAAGACCAGGCGGCCGCTCTTGAGCCGTTCGACCCAGCCCGGCGCACTGCTGGCATCGATGCCGCTCGGCTTGATGGTCCGCCAATACTTGCCGCCGTCCTCCGAGTAGGCGTACCAGAACTGGCCCAATCCCGTGCGGATGAACATGAGGAGCCGTCCATCGCTCAGCGGGGCGACGCACGGCTCGACCGCGCCGTCGTGGTGGCCGTGCCCGCCGAGGTCGATGACGTTGCCGTGCTGCCAGGATTTGCCTTCGTCGTCCGAGAAGAACGACATGACCACCCAGCGGCACAGGTCCGGATCGAGATGTTCGACCGTGGCCACCAACCGGCCCGACTCGAGCTGGATGAAGCCCATGAAATCGGCGTTGTAGCCCGGCAACAGCTGCTGTTTATCGGTCCAGGTCTTTCCGCCGTCGGTGCTGCGGATGGCCCAAAGTTCCAGGCGGCACTCGGGATTCGGTGCGGCCTTCTCGTCGTTCCAACTGAAAACGTAGTTGGTGAAATCAAGATACGCCACGACGACGGTCCCGTTGCGGGTCTGCAGAAACTGGCCGGGGTGGCCGCCGTAGTTGATGTCGAGCCCCGGAGTAATCTCGCCGCTGACGTCCTCCCACGTCGAACCGCCGTCGGTACTCTTGCGCAACACGTTTCTGTCGATGACCAGCAGCGTGCCGTCGTCGAGCTGCTCGAACGGGCCGTTGTAGGGAAGCTCGAGCGTCTGGCACAGCGGATTCAGCCACAGCGCCGGTTCCTGGGCGGCAGCCGCCCCCGCAACGCCTGTCACCGTTGCCAACACACACAGCATGACCTCTCGCATAACAAATACCTCCGGTAAACGCTTATGCCTTCGCCGAAACCGAGACCCTGTGGTACAGGAATCCGGGACGGGCCCGTCTGGCTCCGAACGCCGCTCGCCCCGGGTCAATCCCCGCAACCTCTGCCGGGGTTTCCCGGCGGACGGGAACCGGCCTCGGTTCTGCCCAAATGCCACAGTTTCGCGTATTTCATGAAAACCGAGAAGGCGCCGAGCATGCTGAGCACGGCGCCGTGGTATCCGTCAAGAAATCCCCTCCGAATGACGTACATCTTGAGGAAGCGCGATGCGGGGCGGAGCGTCAGATCGAACAGCGACGCGCGTTTGCCCTTCTCGAAAAGGTCCTCGGCGCCCCACGTGGTGAATCGCTGAAACGTCTCGAAATACTCGTCGAAATCACGGTAGGTGTCGTGATACATCACCTCGTCGAGCCGGCCCATGGTTCCGTCGACCACGACCTTCGAATGGACGCGGCGGTCGAGGTAGCGGCCCTTCTTCGTGCGAAACAGCCGCACATTGTAGTCGCGCTCCCATCCGCAACGCCGCATCAAGCGGCCCATGAAATAAGACATCCGCTTCACGTCGTACCCGTCGCAACTGCCGGGGTCCTTGATGACTTCCTGGATGCGCGCCGCCAGTTCGGGCGAGACCCATTCGTCGGCGTCCAGGACGAGGGTCCACTCGGTTTCGATCTGCGGGATAGCCCAATTGCGCTGAGCGGCCGCGTTCACGTATTCGTGAGCACAGACGTGCTCGGTATATTCCCGCGCGACCGCGTCAGACCCGTCGGTGGTCTTCGGGTCGATCACACAGAAGATGTCGTTTGCCCACTGGACGCTCTCGAGACAGCGCGCCAGGCGGTCTCCCGCGTTTGGCACCAGAGTAAGGACAGTCAGGTCATGCACGTGCTCGTTCCTCGGCCAAGGTTTCTGCGAATGCCCATTGTAGTGCAGCCGAAACGCCTCAATCCACCGGGGGCGCCTTCCCTCTGCGGGGCTTGCGCCGGCCTGACAGGACGGGTGCCGGCGGGGGTGCGTCCGCGAAGCCTTCATGGCGGTGCAGGGAACCATGGCGGACGCCGCCGGTTCCGTGTTCGATAACCGCTTTGGCCGCCACCGGATCTTTGGGTCCCTTGGACCGTTTGTGACCCTTGGGCATGGGCAACCCTGGTACGGCGCGGCGCAGTGCACGTCACGGCCGCGTCTCTCAGAACAACTCGGGGATTCTCATCATGTCGGTTTCTTCGGTTCGCTGTTCTTTGGGGGGCGTTTCGCGCGGGACAATGAATTCGCCGGTGATCATCTCTCCGTAGCCCAGCCCGGGGCCGACCATCGGGAACACTTTGGCGTACGGATCGATCATGACCTCGAGGAGCGCCGGGCCGTTGTGGGTCACGAACTTTTTCAGCACCTTCTTCATGTCGGTGCGTTTGGTGAGGCGCTGGGCAAAGGTGAAACCGTCCGCCTCGGCGGCTTTAACGAAATCTTTCCGGTGAAGGGACTTGTCGGTGCCCGAGTAACGCTCGCCGAAGTACATGGACTGCCATTGCCGCACCATGCCGTCGCCGAGATTGTTCAGAAGCAGTATTTTGACCGGCACATTGTAGGTGGTGAGCGTCTCGAGCTCGCCCAGGTTCATCCGGATACTGCCGTCGCCGTCGATATCGATAACGGTTCGGCCGGGAGACGCCACCTGCGCGCCGATAGATGCGGGCAGCCCAAATCCCATGGTGCCCATGCTGCCCGAGGTGATGAAGGAACGGGGATGGTGCAGCCGGCAATACTGGGCGGACCACATCTGATGCTGGCCCACTCCCGTGCACACGATGGCTTCGCCCTGGGTGATCTCGTTGAGAAACTCGATCACCTCGTACGGCTGAATCAGCTTGCTTTCGCGGTCATAGTTGAGGTGGTGCTTCTTCTTCAGCACATTAACGTAGTTCACCCATCTCGAGAAATCCTTCTTGAAGCGCCTGCCGTGGGCGAGCAGGTCCTGAAGGGCCTGTTTGGCGCAGCCGACGTGCGCCCAATCGACCGCCTTCACCTTTCCAATCTCGGCAGCGTCGATGTCGATGTGCGCCATGTGCTTGGCTCTGGGCGCAAATGCGTCCACCTTGCCCGCTACGCGGTCGTCGAACCGCGCGCCGACGGCCAGCAGAAAGTCGCAGTCCTCGACGGCGTAGTTGGCGTACGCCGTGCCGTGCATTCCGAGCATGTGAAGAGAGAGTTCGTCGGCCGTATCCATGCTGCCGATCCCCATCAAGGTGGTGACGACGGGGATGTTGAAGCGTTTTGCGAACTTTCGAAGTTCCATGGCGGCGTTGGCGGTTATGACGCCTCCCCCGGCGTAGATCAGGGGCCGGGCACTGCCTTCGAGCATCTTGAAAAACTTGGCGGCATGCTCCTTTGAAATGCGCGAAGCACTCAGTGCGGCCATCCGCTGCTCGTACCCGCGGAAGGTCAGGTATCCGGCGCCTTTGAAGGGCTGGACGGCGTTCTGCACGTCTTTCGGCACATCGACGACAACGGGTCCGGGCCTCCCGCTGCGGGCGAGCTTGAACGCCGTGCGCATGGTCTCTTCAAGTTTGCCGGGGTCTTTGCACAAGAACACGTGTTTCGAACACGCGCTCATGATATTGAATACCGGCGCTTCCTGGAACGCATCGCTTCCAATGGCCGCGCAGGGCACCTGCCCGCTGATCATGACTACGGGAATGGAATCCGCCATGCAGTCGCGAATGGGGGTCACGGTATTTGTCGCGCCGGGACCCGACGTAACCATGAGCACGCCCACCTTGCCGCTGGCCCGGGCATACCCCGCCGCCATGAACCCCGCCCCCTGTTCGTTTGCCGGCACGATAAGCCGGATCTGTTCTTTTGCGTTCCGCATCTGGTTGTAGCGGAAGATGGCGTCGTACGTTGGCAAAATGGCGCCGCCGCTATAGCCGAATATGGTGTCGACCCCTTCGTCCGCGCACACCTGAATGATGGTCTCGGCGCCGCTCATCTCGGCGCCGGCGAGTTTGTGTGTGCGGTTTCTTGCGGTGCTCATATGGTGCTCCCTGAATCGCGCCAGGAACTCTGTCCTCGCGCACGGTTCTGAATCATTCAGGAGACCGGCGTCCCCTGTCATTAGTTACGTTACGCTGTTTTCCGATACGCCGCGGAACGGCGCGTGCCGTCCGCCCGGCCCCGGGCCGGACCTGTGTCAAGATAGCGTGCCCATATGCGAAAAGAGCGCCGTACCGCGGCACAACGCTCTCTCGGATTACGATTGGGCAACCATCCCGAACAAAGGTCAGGATTCCTTGGTGTTTTCCTCTTCAACAGCGGAAGGTTCCGCGCCGGAGTCGGTCTCGGCCGGGGCTTCCGCCGAAGGCTCTGGCTGCGAGGCCTGCGGGGCGCCCGCGCTATCCTCTTTCAGCAGTTCATTGGCCGCCTCGCTGGGGTCCAGCGCGCCACGCAACAGCGATTTGGGCACGGCGTCGCCCAGAACCTCGCCTATACTCACCGATGCGGTGCCGCTGGCGGCGTACTCGGACGTGATGCCCTGCTCGATGTCGCGCTTGTATTCACGGATGCTCAGGCCGATCTTGCGCTCGACCGGATCGATGCTGATGACTTTCGCCAGCACGGTATCCCCTACATTGAGGACCTCCTCCGGCTTTTGAACGCGCTCATCGGACAACTCGCTCACGTGAATCAGACCCTCGACCCCGTTGTCGAGCTTCGCGAACGCGCCGAAACTCACCAGCTTGGCGATCTCGACTTCCACGTGGGCGCCGATAGGCGTCCGTTCGACGACAGACTGCCACGGATCCGATTCAAGCTGTTTCAGGCCGACACTGATCTTCTCGTTGTTGGGGTCGATGCTGAGAATCTTCACCCGGATCTGCTGACCGCGCTCGAGCATCTCGGACGGGTGGTTCACCTTCTTCGTCCAGGAAATATCGCTCACGTGCAGCAGCGCGTCGATCCCCTCCTCGATTTCGACAAACGCGCCATAATCGGTGAGGTTGCGGACGGTCCCCGTAACCGTCGAATTGACCGGGTACCGCTCCTCAATTTCGCGCCACGGGTTCGGCAGCGTCTGCTTGAGACCCAACGCGATCTTCTCCGCTTCGGGATCCACGTTGAGCACCATTACGTCGACTTGCTGATCGAGACTCATCACCTCGTTGGGATGCCGCACGCGGCGGGTCCAGCTCATTTCGCTGACGTGGACCATGCCCTCGATCCCATCCTCGAGCTGGACGAACGCGCCGTAGTCGGTCATGCTGACCACTCTCCCGCGCACGACGCCGCCGATGGGATAGCGGTCGGTCGCGGTCTTCCACGGATTCTCGGTCTTCTGCTTCAGACCCAGGCTTATGCGCTCCGAATCGGGGTCGAAGTTCAACACCATCACCTGAATCTTGTCGCCGACGGAGACCACCTGCGACGGGTGTTTCACCCGGCCCCAGGACATGTCGGTCACGTGCAACAGGCCGTCGATGCCGCCAACGTCAACAAACGCCCCGAAATCGGTGATGTTCTTGACTTCGCCCGGGATGATCTGTCCGACCTCGATGGTCGACAACAGTCTGGCCTTCTCGCCCGCGCGCTGCTCTTCGAGGAGCTTGCGGCGGCTGACCACCACGTTGCGGCGCCGTTTCGTCAGCTTGATGATCTTGACTTCCATCGTAGCGCCAATGAAGCGGTCGAGGTCGCTCGTGGGCCGCCAGGTCAACTGGCTGGCCGGCATGAACGCGTCCACGCCGATGTCCACCTTGAGGCCACCTTTCACCCGGCGAACGATTCGGCCTTCGATGACCCCGTCGCGCTCATAGACTTCCTGGATATGCGCCCAGTTCTTTATTTTGTCGGCCTTGGTCTTCGACAGGACCGGCATCCCGTCGTCGTCTTCGGGTTGCTCGATATACACGTCAAATTCTTCGCCGATGATGATGCTCGACGGGTCAGGGAATTCATAGATGGGGATCGCCCCCTCGCTCTTGTACCCGATGTCGACCAGCACGAAATCGTCTGTCGTCTCTACAATCCGGCCGCGTACGACCTCCCCCTCTTTGAAGCTGGCGATCGACTTGTCATAGAAAGCCTCCATCTGCTCTATCGAGAAGGTTTCCATGCCCTCGTCGGGGTTTTCGACGGCCTGGGCCGCGTCCATCGCCGTTTGCTGCACCTCTTGTGCATCCGTGGGTTGTTTCCGTTCTTCTGCCATTGTTTCTACAACGTCCTTTCGTCGTGAATTTGCCCATCGCAGATGGGCAGATCCACAAGTTTAGCAAGAAACGGGAAGAGCGGTCAAATCGAACACGCGCCGTCCTTTAGCGCATACCGGGCCCAAGAATGGGCCACCCACCCGGCCCCGCCGGGTTTCAGCGGTTTGCGCAAACACGGTTCGGCCGCGGGGCCTCGAAGCAAATGCCCCCCGCGAGCAGGACGCGGAGGGCATGGTTTCCTATCGGATATGTCGCGTGCTGTTCCTGTTACTTGACTGGGGGATAGTATCTCGGCCACGTGGGCAGCTTCTCGCGGACAATGCGGAACCCTACGGTCGGACTCT contains:
- the yajC gene encoding preprotein translocase subunit YajC, with amino-acid sequence MIVAMVAIFYFLMIRPNTKRERERQSMLSSLSKGDAVVTAGGIHGTIVGITEKSVVLRVSDDPPVKMEFQRSSISRVMPKDSGNGDE
- the tgt gene encoding tRNA guanosine(34) transglycosylase Tgt, with protein sequence MDCAVTFEVEARDPGCGARAGRLHTPHGPVETPVFMPVGTQASVKAVTQEELRALGAQIILANAYHLYLRPGTELLEDAGGLHRFMGWDRAILTDSGGFQLFSLAELSTVLPEGVTFQSHIDGSRHTLTPESAVDVQIAIGADIMMCLDECTGYPVGEDVAAESMRMTAEWAARCRQRWVEREAANQALFGIIQGSTFEHLRRESVERTLALDFPGYAIGGVSVGEGKETMVRAVEWTAPLLPEEKPRYLMGVGPPEDILDAVERGVDMFDCVMPTRNARNGCLFTSQGKLNIRNQKYQRDFGPLDPACRCPVCASYSRAYLRHLYMAREILSLRLNTLHNLFFMLHLSAAMREAIRAGRFGEFKASFLQDYQA
- a CDS encoding sialidase family protein, which translates into the protein MREVMLCVLATVTGVAGAAAAQEPALWLNPLCQTLELPYNGPFEQLDDGTLLVIDRNVLRKSTDGGSTWEDVSGEITPGLDINYGGHPGQFLQTRNGTVVVAYLDFTNYVFSWNDEKAAPNPECRLELWAIRSTDGGKTWTDKQQLLPGYNADFMGFIQLESGRLVATVEHLDPDLCRWVVMSFFSDDEGKSWQHGNVIDLGGHGHHDGAVEPCVAPLSDGRLLMFIRTGLGQFWYAYSEDGGKYWRTIKPSGIDASSAPGWVERLKSGRLVFVWNRSKLEGAEKTTSFWSGQAHEVPAPGHREELSIAFSEDDGQSWTAPVVLMRVPNGQLAYPYVLERTPGELWVMTRYTFLEGGKPAPPVKVRILEKDFVKPRE
- a CDS encoding glycosyltransferase family 2 protein; this encodes MHDLTVLTLVPNAGDRLARCLESVQWANDIFCVIDPKTTDGSDAVAREYTEHVCAHEYVNAAAQRNWAIPQIETEWTLVLDADEWVSPELAARIQEVIKDPGSCDGYDVKRMSYFMGRLMRRCGWERDYNVRLFRTKKGRYLDRRVHSKVVVDGTMGRLDEVMYHDTYRDFDEYFETFQRFTTWGAEDLFEKGKRASLFDLTLRPASRFLKMYVIRRGFLDGYHGAVLSMLGAFSVFMKYAKLWHLGRTEAGSRPPGNPGRGCGD
- the ilvB gene encoding biosynthetic-type acetolactate synthase large subunit encodes the protein MSTARNRTHKLAGAEMSGAETIIQVCADEGVDTIFGYSGGAILPTYDAIFRYNQMRNAKEQIRLIVPANEQGAGFMAAGYARASGKVGVLMVTSGPGATNTVTPIRDCMADSIPVVMISGQVPCAAIGSDAFQEAPVFNIMSACSKHVFLCKDPGKLEETMRTAFKLARSGRPGPVVVDVPKDVQNAVQPFKGAGYLTFRGYEQRMAALSASRISKEHAAKFFKMLEGSARPLIYAGGGVITANAAMELRKFAKRFNIPVVTTLMGIGSMDTADELSLHMLGMHGTAYANYAVEDCDFLLAVGARFDDRVAGKVDAFAPRAKHMAHIDIDAAEIGKVKAVDWAHVGCAKQALQDLLAHGRRFKKDFSRWVNYVNVLKKKHHLNYDRESKLIQPYEVIEFLNEITQGEAIVCTGVGQHQMWSAQYCRLHHPRSFITSGSMGTMGFGLPASIGAQVASPGRTVIDIDGDGSIRMNLGELETLTTYNVPVKILLLNNLGDGMVRQWQSMYFGERYSGTDKSLHRKDFVKAAEADGFTFAQRLTKRTDMKKVLKKFVTHNGPALLEVMIDPYAKVFPMVGPGLGYGEMITGEFIVPRETPPKEQRTEETDMMRIPELF
- a CDS encoding 30S ribosomal protein S1, with the protein product MAEERKQPTDAQEVQQTAMDAAQAVENPDEGMETFSIEQMEAFYDKSIASFKEGEVVRGRIVETTDDFVLVDIGYKSEGAIPIYEFPDPSSIIIGEEFDVYIEQPEDDDGMPVLSKTKADKIKNWAHIQEVYERDGVIEGRIVRRVKGGLKVDIGVDAFMPASQLTWRPTSDLDRFIGATMEVKIIKLTKRRRNVVVSRRKLLEEQRAGEKARLLSTIEVGQIIPGEVKNITDFGAFVDVGGIDGLLHVTDMSWGRVKHPSQVVSVGDKIQVMVLNFDPDSERISLGLKQKTENPWKTATDRYPIGGVVRGRVVSMTDYGAFVQLEDGIEGMVHVSEMSWTRRVRHPNEVMSLDQQVDVMVLNVDPEAEKIALGLKQTLPNPWREIEERYPVNSTVTGTVRNLTDYGAFVEIEEGIDALLHVSDISWTKKVNHPSEMLERGQQIRVKILSIDPNNEKISVGLKQLESDPWQSVVERTPIGAHVEVEIAKLVSFGAFAKLDNGVEGLIHVSELSDERVQKPEEVLNVGDTVLAKVISIDPVERKIGLSIREYKRDIEQGITSEYAASGTASVSIGEVLGDAVPKSLLRGALDPSEAANELLKEDSAGAPQASQPEPSAEAPAETDSGAEPSAVEEENTKES